The genome window ggaaaaggaaaaaatactcgACAAGGGTTACATGCAGCTGGTAGTTAgcgaccatttttttttcttctgctgacAAGTACTTGGACAGCTGATAACAATGGGTGGCTGGCTTGTTACGTATTTAAACGGCTATTAAGGAGAACAAAACGTGCATAATCACTGGGATATAAACTTATGATTCAGACAAACAGCCACTgaggatagaaaaagagaaaatacgtgGAATAGCTTTATGAAAAGGGAAATAATATAAGTTaggtaattattgagaatcactacgcgcctccaaaatacgatattacacctccatattatagttaagggacgaaatacatctcccttaaccataatatgaaggcggaaaaaattTAAAGtaaatatcgtattttggaggcgtgtATTGATTCCCAATAATTaccaaagaaagagaagacacatAGGAGTATAGccataaggaaagaagggaaatatgaGGACTTACCGAGAAGCTGTGCATGAGGATGTTGCTGATGCTGCCGTCCACTCATCCGAGGCTCCGAGATGTCCTGACCCAAAACGGCGACTCCTCAAGACACTAGCCTAGTCGATCCATAGTCAATCGTATCGGGTTCCCATTGtaactgttttccaaggccacagagaagattaaccgagttTTCTTGAGTGATTTTCCGGTTCAAGTCGGGGAAAAGTATCGCTAGGATCACCAAACAGTCCGTGAAAATCCAAGCAACTTcgacgagaggctttttaaacaaGGGAACAGAGGCGCCGAGACGTTAAGGAGTAGGAGCTTAGGCCACACTGCTTCTCCCGCGTTCTATAGCCAGCCCGCAGCTCCAGGCAATTCATGTATCCAGTGCAATAGTTCCCATGCAAGTGTTTGAAGATGATACAAGTTTCCACGCGTGTATCATAAGCTCAACACACAAAATACAggcacacgcacagacacaagCACCTACCCTCGAGTCTCACCAGCTACTAAGTGACTGGTGGGGAGAGTTGAGggctgtgtgtgtgaccttgaggCTGGTTAGtcagagcaccaccaccaccaccaccaccctgccatTACAACACCAATAGATAGTTCGATGGATTTTGATATCACACTAGATTTTGATGTCAATCGTCTACAGATCAGGAAACCGAGACTAACAGGGAACATATTTAATTGGTTATGTCATCAGGAAACTTGAGGTTGACCCCTGATCAGCTGATAAATGAAAAACGTTATGAATCAGAGAAAACGGAATGGTATGGGTGACTCACATATGGGTTGTCTCATGTATTTCATATTTAGCCACATACATGCACTGTAAGGGGATTGCGATCATACATACAACTATTTCAGTCGTGATAGACGCCAAGGCACATTTTTAGAGTCCAGTAAAGTATATAATCATAAATACAGTacacagaaagagaaaatatataaagattaaCATGGAGTGAAAAGAAGTGAGGCCCCGTATAGTAGTGAGTACAAGTTAGATAAATACAAGCTcgggaaagaaatatggaaagatCAGTTGTTGTTAAATTCTGCAACAGATGAATGGAATATATAAATTGTCATGTAGTTACGGTAATTTTTCAAAAGTTTCATGAGGAGGTTAGATAACTATATTTATGGACAGGGGGGGAGCAGGTGACAAAATAGCTTGTATTCTTGTAACTCTACTGCCCTTGTGTATTCTTGTGTATTGACATGACCTGTCTGCCATGTGTAGCGGGTCGCCCTCTCCCCTTCACGCCAGCCAGCAAATCTTAGTAGCTTCTTATACTTGAGGTTACCATGATCACTTGCTGTTCTCGAAGTATATAAAATCCTGGAAACATCAACGGTGCTATACATTTGTCGCGCTTTTTTGAGGTATTCAGCTTCAAATACGAGTAGCAATGTAGGCACAATAACTATACGGAGACATGCCAAATTATAGTCAAATGATAATGTGTAGGAAAGTAACTTAACCGCAAAACTAACTGAAAATAACACGATACTCACGACAAGGAAGAGCGCACCGAGGAGCAGAGCCTTCATGCGCACCTCCATGTCCATCGGGAAGGAGAGGCCGAAGTTGTCCGTGTCCGTGAGGGCCTCGGCACACAGCCCCCGCCACTGCTTGTAGATCTTGCCCACCTCAACGGAGTTGTCTTCACTCAGCACCTGGACAAGGACCCGTAGCAATAGAAGTTTATTGTTAAGTATAGCCGTTTTCTGAAGGCATACTGAGAGGTGGTATAGTGGGGTTTCCACTCTTCGGTTACTCGCCTCACGCGGTGCCAGAAAACCAATCCAAGGGGCGGGACACAATTATTTTTGATTGATATCGGTATCTCTTCTCTGGTATATGGTTAAGGGTGCAGGTTTACGACTTTTTttgcagcaagggaggcagctcaaaggcaaaaaacaaaagcaacaacaaaaagaaagaaaacaaaaggagaggcTTGAAGAcatgtcaatttcgggtggagaggtatcTAAATCTGACCTACCTAAAATGATTGATGTAAATAATGCAAACCCAAAatgcagaacaaaaaaaaaagtatagtcaCCTTGAAATCCACGTCGCCGCCACAGCTGCAGGGACAGACGGGGCCTTCGATCCTGAACACAGCGTCCCCGCCAGCGTTCTTAATGGTGAACTTCCCGGCAAACGGCGTACAGAAGCTCCACTCCTGGTGAATGCTGCCGAGCAAGGTGCCGGGCGGGCTGAACACCTCCATGCTCTGGGTGGGCGATGGCggtaggagaaaaaatatagtaGGAAAAAGATTGATAGATGTATATGGTGACGGGGGCAAGAGATGTAGTAGATAGTAGGAAAAATGATGTATAGATCCATATGGTGCTGGGGACGAGGGAGAATAGATagttggaaaaaagaaagataaatatggtGATGGAGTCGAGAGAGAATAGATAGTTGGAAAAAAGATAGATTAATATAGTGATGGggcaagagagaagagatagtTGGAACAAAGATAGATTAATATGGTGATGGAGTCAAGAGAGAATAGATAacaagaaaaggataggaaaatgaatatatatgtcTTCACATTTCGCATGATAATCTATAAAACTACATTCATGTCAGACTAAAAGTTTCATACAGGATGGAGCTCACTGTCACGCGAGAAAAGGCGTCAAATGGTGGTTTGGTGTGTTCCTAACGAAAAGATCAAACACTCAGGTTGTAGGATCCAGGTAAGTAACACAGTTTAATAttactttaacccgtccgctgcgaatggcacggatttggccttcaatGGTAGCCTGGTTATatacatagtcccaggtctttctctgcctctgtggtggatagaggagtgtttcccatgtggtattggtatgctggatttccactcctaaggtgcaggactttacatttttcttcactgaattgtagcagacactttttgttccatttctgtagcttggtgaggtctgactgtaggaaatccataGTCAAGGGGATAGAAATCTTTGGGATATTTTTCAGCGTGCCAACGTTTTCGATCTGCCACAACGTTTGGTAGCCACCGTACATAGGTATAGGTGCAAACAACCAGGAGTCACCCACGCACCTGAagacagcaagggaagcagcAGGAAGCACAGGCCAGCGGGCGGGACAGATGCATCACTTCCTGCCCATTGTTGTCAAAGAAGCCCATTTCAAAGCATCGTATGGGGCCGCAACACTGGCGGGTGCAACAGTTCGTATCCTCCCTCGCCATCATGAACTCCTGCCCCACCGAGTTCTTCAGCGTGTACTTGTTGTTCATTTCGCAGCCCGAGAAGACTGTAGAGCAAGCCAACATGGCGTTAAGGTGAAATCCATCAGGTCCTCCAAACTAATTATTAATGTACCTTCATAAGAAAACTTGCATATAGATTGTTATGAGCTTAAGTTGCTGTGATTTCTTCAGTGTGTGTTTGTtcatttcacattattttttcttctggtaATACTGTCAAGGAAGCCAGGCGTCCAGGGAATTGTTGGCACCAGGAATTCTCACttttaagtaaaataaataattaaataaaaattcTATGGCAGAAAATGTGAATATTATTgcaaggaagagggaaataaaactgaacaaagacagagggagaaaacGAAGGGATACAATAAAGTAATCAATGGTGGCCTTTCTGTGCCCTTTAAGCGTCACCTTTTCCCTTATAATAGGTGATTAGATAAAGAAATTGATTGATAAATAAATTGATAAGATATCCCCTTTAACATATCACCAAACCAAAAACAAATCAACaaggcaaagaaaacaaaggagacagcgaCTCTACTCACTCTCGAACACCTCGATGACCTGCTTTACCAACACCTGGTCGAGCTGCGTCAAGTACTCCAGGCCGGGCGGCACCATGTACTCCATCTGAGGGGGAGACAAGCCGTTACCTTTCTCCTCTGTGCGGTAAAATATTGAAGACCAAGAGTTGCATCAAAAATAATGGACAGATGGCCATATTTAAAAGAGGAGGCAGATCAAATTACATAAAAGAACGAACCAAAAGTTATAcaacaagggagaaaaaaagaagaggcggCAGGTAGTCCGTgtctggaaagagaaaggaacggcAAATTGGACTGCAACGACTACCGCGGTATTACTTtcctcagtgtgccaggcaaggtgctttcCTATCTACTCATCATGCAAATTCGCAGCCAACTGTTTGTGTTTAAAAACCTGAGCAGTCACCGTTCACGTTTGATATGTCGACATCTAACTGTAGCTATCCTCGCACTGGTGGAGCCCCGACGTTAGCTTCGATAGAGGATGCTTGCAGCCCATGTctatctcaagaaggcgttttattcagtgcatcgcgaggcactctgggatctcctgcgactACGTGGGTTTTTTGGAAGGACCGTTGGTCTATTCGCTGCAATGATTTTACGGCTTCACGACTTTGTGTGACTAAACTGAAGCCTGATACCCTCATAGTCTAGCCCGACCCTCCTCACCGGGTTGTATCAGTAAGAGACAGTCCTGTGTGGAGGAGGCCAAGCGGGCGTCCACAAAGCTCGTGGCTTGAGCATGTCGATGGATCCTGCCGCGGGTTACTTGGAATGAGACGGGGCCTGCACGGTGACTTACTAGAGGGGCCCCGGGAACAGCGGTCATGGGTGGGTGCGGCAACACGCCCCCACCTCTCCTTGACGCACGCTCCCCTTGATTAATTAATGAAGTGTTGTGCGGATCTTTATCACTCCGTCCCTCTTCATCACTTACCCTCTTTTTTTACCGTAGTTAGGGTATATTTGCCTTTACGTACGCACCATTCCCATTGGTAACggtgtttatttatcttttataccTGCTTAATTTTGTTCAGTCTTTCTTCACTCTCTCAAGTGGGGTATTAATTGGATCGGTGCGTACGAATAAGTGaacaagagaaaacaagggaACACTAGGCCacaaggggtgatgggaaggctATTGATCCGCCTCCGTTTGTATGGCGTCGTGGGTCGATGGTTTTGTTTGCGGTGTCCGGTAGTGTTGGGACTCGCCCAAGCCACGTCAAGGCGTCACAGCCCGCGCCTTATCCATCCCAGGAGTTGTAACCTTATTGCCGTTATCTTATCATTGACATAGGGCCACGTCGAATATGGACTGAAGGGGATTGAGTCGGTCTTACATGACAGAGGAGGTAAATAACAAAGGTGAAAGGCCTGAGTCTATAGAGAGCGAAGGAATAGGTTTCAATTCTAATATTCTAACGTCATTATCATCGTTGCAATCAGGAGTAACAACATTTAGATGCCCTTGTTACTTCACTTGCCATATGGAGTAACTTTGTATGGTAAGGAATGTCACTAAAACCCTGTACAGTGAAGGTAAATAAAGTCCACAGCAAGGAAGACAGAGCTATCAACTTACGCTGGCCGTGTTGACGAGATCGTCCTTCAAGAGCTACTGCCTGTCAGCGGATGGTACGAATCGCCCGTTGCTGCAGGGGTGAAGTGCGGGAGGGCAAGTCTGTATGAACACTGGCCCGAAATCGTTACCGTCTTACTATTTCCGCGCACCACACAGGTTCTTCCTTTGGTACAGAAGTCAAACGTTTCAAGGCtcatacacccacatttgatcaggctttcgtaggagttgtgggtatttccatgggtagatttatgaccctggtggtaatatgacaaagctcctgtaccatgaacgtgaaaaaacactcataggAACCTTTCTAATAACCTTTGTGGCATTtggaaatgtttgttgtgagaggagggagcgtctaagaataccaccCTGTAGAGGCACGCCAAGGCTTCACGCGCGAGGCCGTTCAAACCACTGATGCTGCGTAAATGTTTTAAGTTGGTATTTtcggacgcttccgcctctcacatcaaatattttcaaaggccaaaaagaaggtcaatcgggttttaatgaatattttttttaagtttcatggtacagagggagggtcatactaccagaagggtcataaaattaATTCTGTAGCCcagaactcttacgaaagccttgtcaaatatggccCTATATGTCCAGGCACTCAAAACACGTTGATGCAAAACACACGTGGTTCTGAGTACTGACCTTCTGCATTAAGGGAAATTTGGTGCCATGTTGCCGCACTTTTGACGTTGATGCAATGGTGTGATAGCTTACCTGCTTTATCTATGTCTGTGATAACGCtgatctgataaaaaaaaaaaaggcatattcGAGTACTCTTCCTTACTGAGTGCATGACATTGTTTATCTCCACATCTTTGGCCCTGCGCAGACACCCATACTAACACTAGGTAGCTACTGTCTTACGCAACACtgggagggaagataaggcgCCCGGTTCCCATGACACCACAATTACAGCCCCAAACACTTCGACTGTCTCCCCGTACTCTCCTCTTTTCATCGACCCAAGACACTCACTCCTCAATCGGCcctctttgttttcatttgtttatgcGCGTGGCCTGCTTCCTTTACTAGTCTTGTACAAGCTCTAAGGCGACCCATGTTCTTATCACCACCAGTTCATGCTATGGGTGACTCCTAAGGCTTCCCAATTCATGGCTTAGGCTtagtgagagggaaaaatataatgaaaagacgGAAATGAGCACAGAGGTCACGCGCAGATAtagcgtatgcccctaactttactaCGTACtgtattcatattttcctttctctctagaGGTTAAAAGAATAGGTATGTTGTGAGTATGGCCctggaaaaaaaacattaggCGTTGTGCGTTGCCACTGGAATACAAAAAAATTAAAGTGTAGATTTTCAGTAACATGAGGAAAAAATAGTCATCATAGTTACCGTGGTGCTGTGCGTGAAGGTTTAGGCTCCGAGATGTCCTGAAATATAGTAACAAAACTCTTCCCCTCTCTGCCCGCGATAAAAGCCACACCTCTGCCCCTCTTCTGTACTTAACCCCGCAGCTCCAACAGGCTATTCACGACCACAGTTCAACAAGAAGCAGTATTTGTAGGATAAGCAAGTTCCcggcttctctcttctctcctgacAGACACCGATAGAACGGTACACTTTCACCCTCGCCGTCAAACTAGCTACTGGCGGCATGACGGGCGAGGCTGATTATCAGTTTCTCAGACCCGCCGACCGCCACTGAGACCTTGGCCAACGCCCTCAGTTAAAATGCCATATCCTTCGATTGTTATATACTTCGATATATTCTTGCTTCTACTAGAAACTATGTGCAGCTGTGGAAAGTCTGTCTAAAAGGGAAGAATTTGGCTTGTTCTGGAAACATTGCACAGCTGCGGAAACTGTCTTAGAGGGATCAGAATTTGGCTTGTACCAGAAACATTGTACAGCTGCAGAAACTGTCTTAAAGGGATCAGAATTTGGCTTGTACCAGAAACATTGTACAGCTGAGAAAAGCCTGGGTAAAAGGGAACATACCTTGGCTTGTACCAGAAATATTGTGCAGCTGAGGAAAGTCTGTCTAAAAGGGAACAGAGTCTGGCTTGTACCAGAAACTGTGTAGCCGAGGAGAGCCTGGCTAGAAGGTAATATAAACTGTGTGCCATGTTTCCATCAATGTAGTTGTCGACGCGTGAGCGTGTGATATAGACAATGGAGAACATCTGGCTGCTGGTGGCACAAGTATTACAATCGATCTCAGTCATATTTTCAGCACATTAATATACACTAAAATATAACTCAAAAGAACGCGAACGTGTCCAGAAGCCTTAATATTTCGCGAAGCTTGACACATAACCACGCCAACCAAAGATGATGGCAAGGGATAATGACAATTAGCGGCGCGTTGCCTCCGTGATCACCTTCGGCTCAGTGGCCCTTTAACCTGTGGAGGATAATAACCAGTTTCCCCTGGGCAGTTCAGTTTGACATACGGGGCTATTTATGCCCTCTCCGATTTTCCACAGTTACCCAtgtatcgaccaacccgaaagggaggatgaacacatGGGTAGACTGCACAAaccatgtcacacacacacacacacacacacacacacacacacacacacaggtatgttttatatgaacaaATTTGAGTCTACGCATAATTTATTTTCTACACACAAATTTCTTAATTTTAATAGTATTCatatatactttttattattatttttgtataaatcCCTTGCACGGTTCCATGGAAATCAACATTTTCGTATTGTAAGCACATTGCAGAACATTCGCACAAATAATGTTAACCTTATTTGCCCACAGTTCagaacagttcttttcagaaacagCGTGTTACGCTCAGGACCTCATATGTGGAATTCTTTGCCAATAGAAATCAAGCAACTTTTACACAGTGGTTaactttactttatttaagaAATCATTAAAAAGTCATCTGCTCAGTGTTCAAAATAGTTTGGGGTAATTGTATTCTgtactgtatgtatatattatcTTTATATATAATTAGGTAGGTTCGTACTGTAaccttaaaaaatataaagaaaaataaagtctgtcgggaagcttcggcttgacagactTAGCCAATGCTACTTTGAAATGTATTAAATACCTAACATTGTGTTCCTGTAATGTAATGGCAATAAAcatttacttacttacacacacacacggtagcggCCATGCTCTCTCAATGGACCCAATTCGTTTCGTTGTCAAATTGGGTGAAATCATAATAGCAACACACCATAAAACAAACTGTAGTTCCTGAACGTCCAACAATTGCCGACGAGTGAGTATGGCCGCCAGTGTCAAAAAaattatggaaataaatatgtCTTAAAGAATAAAGATACAATTAGTCTCTTGCTCATGGGAATACCATCTTATACCATCAAACAATAACACGTCATCATATAAAAATGGCGTGTTTGCTGTGCCTTTCTAGTTCTATGAATCTGTAATGTGATAATACTAAAATAATTTCTTGAAGCAAACAAATTTCTTTTATTCGAAATATAAACACTGCTACAAAAATATCTAAAATCTTTCTCTGCACGATATCACAATGTTATTTACGTCACACTGGTCTTGAATGTATTAGAAAGTGAAGATGACGTTGCTGGTATTTTTTGGCACACTCTAAAATACAAGAAGGAAACTTTGAGATCATACCCCTCTGACTGGGCTAAAAAAATCCAAGTTCCCAAAACAGCGATCATATACGAACAAAGTTAAAGGCTGTCATGAACGCTGGCCCAAGCTCACCTTTTTCtttgcagctcaagggcaaatacaTATGAAGACAAAACACAAAAACGCGGAACAATAAggctaagaagaagaaaacgtttgacACTGAGAATATGGCAGTCACTATAAATGTTACACGTCGATACACAACCACCCAGGCAAGTGGAATCAGGAATgctacagtaacacacacacacacacttgcacggTCAGAAAAGACACTCGTTTCACATATAATACACCATCTTATTTTTTTCAAACCGTGCTAATTCTGAAAGTCTTAAGATCTACCTTCGTATGCTGTGGCGTGACGGTAAGGACAAAGCTGATCAACAAAAACAGTAGTGGAGAAACAGTACATAATTATCAAGCAGCCATGTATGTACTTATGGAAAATGTGTTTCTGTGTTTTCAGTGGACGTTAAGTAGATTCATGGACGGAGAAGGCAGGAAGTGAACAGCTGATTTTTGAGACCCAGAGCCACAGAATAGTTTGGCCGTGTCATTACCAAACGAGTCACGTGAAATTCAAATTGACGGTCTAAAGTAATGTTGTTgggatcttttttttattttagtgctTTAAGTCTCGTCAGGATCTCGAAGAAGTACCCAGAGCATTAGAAAAAACACTATCAGCATCAATTTGAACTTCGTGcagctcttttcttttctttggtaaCAACGTAGCGCCTGTGATGAAGCTGGCCAAGCTCTCCTTTGCAATGGCTCTGTTAATTAAGACCCGGGATGTGAAGGTCAAGCGGTCAGTTGTATAATCTTCTATTCCTGTATGTGGTTTCACGGGGTTAACTTGACTCGTTCTGCGTTGATTGTTGTGCATGGGTCCTCCTTCCTTATCCATACCAGCGTACATGTCTTGGTACTTCGAAGGTAAGTTGTGGGGATGatacttcgttatttttttcgctCGAAGTATACGAAATCCTGAAAATAATTAAGATTTTACTCGGCGCTATTCGTTTCATGGTTAGCAAAAGTCAACATTCGCCTAACTGTTAGCTCATTAGGGGTTGTTTtagtcctcctccctccccttcctcccttttttttcatcttcttaccTGACTGGCACTGTCTCTTAGTTTTCGTATCCATGCCTACGCTCATCGAGGGGATTCTGTTTATGTCTATATCATTctttcccttgatgccctttcatggatctcaataatatgaataaaagtgaaaataggaatagaaataatgagaatgagaagaataagaagaataagaataataataataagaagaagaagaagaagaagaagaagaagaaaaagaagaagaagaaaaagaagaagaagaagaagaagaagaaaaagaagaagaagaagaagaagaagaaggcatgcAACTGCTAATATGAGAAAAGCTGATTGTTCAAGACTGACAGACAACATTGTAGTACACTGGCTATACATACTAAGATACAAATTAAATAGTGCGAAGTGTTATAAAAAATGTGGAAAGCAAATATTCTATAAGAAGGTATCACTCACGATAAGGAAGAGCGCACCGAGGAGCAGGGACTTCGTGCGAACCTCCATGTCCATcgggaaggagaggacgaagtTATCAGCGTCGGTGAGGGCCTCGGCACACAGCCCCCGCCACTGCTTGTAGATCCTGGCCACCTCCTCAGAGCTGTCTTCGCTCAGCACCTGGCAATGGAGACAAACTGGTATTTCGTTCAAGATAA of Eriocheir sinensis breed Jianghai 21 chromosome 14, ASM2467909v1, whole genome shotgun sequence contains these proteins:
- the LOC126998319 gene encoding uncharacterized protein LOC126998319 — translated: MTNGTSQCYATVSTAPSTKMTHRPYAVPVGLEYLAQLDQVLVKQVLEVFEIFSGCEMDNKYILKNSMGQEFITAREDNDCCTRQCCGPLRPFEMGLYDNNGREVIHLSRPLACTSCCFPCCLQSMEVFSPPGSLIGTIHQEWSVCTPFAGMFTVRNSGGDAVLRIEGPVCPFSCGGDVKFKVLSEDSSEEVARIYKQWRGLCAEALTDADNFVLSFPMDMEVRTKSLLLGALFLIDFVYFERMEYMVPPGLEYLTQLDQVLVKQVIEVFEIFSGCEMNNKYTLKNSVGQEFMMAREDTNCCTRQCCGPIRCFEMGFFDNNGQEVMHLSRPLACASCCFPCCLQSMEVFSPPGTLLGSIHQEWSFCTPFAGKFTIKNAGGDAVFRIEGPVCPCSCGGDVDFKVLSEDNSVEVGKIYKQWRGLCAEALTDTDNFGLSFPMDMEVRMKALLLGALFLVDFIYFENSK